From a region of the Methylomonas rapida genome:
- a CDS encoding DUF4124 domain-containing protein, giving the protein MRLKSGSIALLLAIPLLLIGTTDSHAKKKLYRWVDEEGNVTFSDQVPPDQVQHKRETLDEKAQVLDVVEKARSPEELARQKRLEELRKEQEKIIAKQAAADKVLLATYRSLEDMNRALENKLALLDGKKRVIDGNKQRFEQQLLQQQQQAANHERNAQKVPEKLLQDIAATRQQIAMTEQELQRHEKERQAAEREFRADMARFEFLTQANTDADANQSKLAASNANNELGLFVCQDAAQCEKAWKHAAEYVYKYATTGRDVESDKLVMTAAPVNDNDFSLSASKLEQAGIQRIFLDIRCKASNIGQELCASEKAQAIRRGFSAYLQSQLSSEQ; this is encoded by the coding sequence ATGCGCCTCAAATCCGGTTCGATTGCATTGTTGTTGGCGATCCCGCTGCTGTTGATTGGGACGACCGACAGTCATGCGAAAAAAAAACTATATCGTTGGGTCGATGAAGAGGGGAATGTCACATTTTCCGATCAGGTGCCGCCCGATCAAGTCCAGCACAAGCGTGAAACCCTGGACGAAAAGGCGCAGGTGCTGGACGTGGTCGAAAAAGCCAGATCACCCGAGGAACTGGCGAGACAAAAACGCCTGGAAGAGCTGCGTAAGGAACAGGAAAAAATCATCGCCAAACAGGCTGCCGCCGACAAAGTGCTGCTTGCCACGTATCGCAGTTTGGAGGACATGAATCGGGCCTTGGAAAATAAATTGGCCTTGTTGGACGGCAAGAAAAGAGTGATAGACGGTAACAAGCAGCGTTTCGAGCAGCAACTGCTGCAGCAACAGCAGCAAGCCGCCAATCACGAGCGTAACGCGCAAAAAGTACCGGAAAAATTGCTGCAGGACATCGCCGCAACCCGACAGCAAATAGCCATGACCGAGCAGGAATTGCAGCGCCATGAGAAAGAACGGCAAGCGGCCGAGCGCGAGTTTAGGGCCGATATGGCGCGTTTCGAATTCTTGACTCAAGCAAATACTGATGCCGATGCCAATCAAAGCAAATTGGCCGCCAGTAACGCCAATAATGAATTGGGTTTGTTTGTCTGCCAGGATGCTGCACAATGCGAAAAAGCCTGGAAGCACGCCGCCGAATATGTTTACAAATATGCGACCACGGGCCGGGACGTGGAATCGGACAAACTGGTCATGACGGCGGCGCCCGTCAATGATAATGATTTCAGCCTGTCGGCATCCAAATTGGAACAGGCCGGGATACAGCGTATTTTTCTGGATATTCGTTGCAAGGCGTCGAATATCGGCCAGGAATTGTGCGCCAGCGAAAAAGCCCAGGCCATACGCCGGGGCTTTTCCGCTTACCTGCAATCCCAGTTATCGTCTGAGCAATAA
- a CDS encoding YggT family protein, whose product MGSNYMTDPVVFLIDTMFSLYILAVMLRFLLQWTQSDFYNPISQFLVKITHPPLRMMRRFIPAVGRIDSSSLVLALLLQIVANFAILAIKGLTISIVALTVLSFTDLLKMVMDIFIYAIFAGAILSWFAQGSYSGASSLLYSLTDPLLNVCRRLIPDLGGIDLSPLVALVLLQLAKMMILPPLHDLASLLS is encoded by the coding sequence ATGGGTTCTAATTACATGACCGACCCGGTGGTGTTTTTGATAGACACCATGTTCTCACTGTACATCCTCGCGGTGATGTTGCGCTTTTTGCTGCAATGGACCCAGTCCGATTTTTACAACCCGATCTCGCAATTTCTGGTCAAGATCACGCATCCGCCCTTGCGCATGATGCGCCGCTTCATCCCGGCGGTCGGACGCATCGATTCTTCCTCATTGGTATTGGCTTTGTTGTTGCAGATAGTCGCCAATTTCGCGATTCTGGCCATCAAAGGTTTGACGATAAGCATCGTGGCATTGACGGTACTTTCCTTTACCGACTTGTTGAAAATGGTGATGGACATTTTCATCTATGCGATTTTTGCCGGCGCCATTTTGAGCTGGTTTGCGCAGGGCAGTTATAGCGGCGCGTCGTCGCTGCTTTATAGTTTGACCGACCCCTTGTTGAATGTCTGCCGCCGCTTGATACCGGATCTTGGCGGCATCGATTTGTCACCCCTGGTCGCGTTGGTTTTGCTGCAACTGGCAAAAATGATGATTTTGCCGCCGCTGCATGACTTGGCGAGCCTGTTAAGTTAA
- the proC gene encoding pyrroline-5-carboxylate reductase, with product MNTRTIGFIGGGNMATSLISGLIASGHSPQQIWVSDTSADALQAHRDRLNVNVSPDNAKIVQEVDVVVLAVKPQILREVALEIAPLIRQKKSLVVSIAAGISQTSLALWLGGDVAIVRCMPNTPALVLTGATALHANANVDEEQKDQAENILRAVGLALWVDDESQLDAVTAVSGSGPAYFFLMMEAMEKAAIEMGLNEHTARLLVQQTALGAAKIALESSESPTQLRERVTSPGGTTQKAIETFQQHGFSELVAKALLAAKDRSVEMSKQLGAN from the coding sequence ATGAACACAAGAACAATCGGTTTTATTGGTGGCGGCAACATGGCAACCAGCCTGATCAGCGGGCTCATCGCCAGTGGCCATTCACCGCAACAGATTTGGGTGTCGGATACCTCCGCGGATGCGCTGCAGGCCCATCGCGACAGGCTCAATGTCAACGTTTCGCCGGACAATGCCAAAATCGTGCAGGAAGTGGACGTGGTCGTGCTTGCGGTCAAACCGCAAATTTTGCGGGAAGTGGCGCTGGAAATTGCCCCGTTGATACGGCAAAAAAAATCCCTGGTGGTTTCGATTGCGGCCGGCATTTCCCAAACCAGCTTGGCTCTGTGGCTGGGTGGTGATGTCGCCATCGTGCGCTGCATGCCGAATACGCCGGCGTTGGTGCTAACCGGAGCGACCGCGCTGCATGCCAACGCCAATGTCGACGAAGAACAAAAAGATCAGGCCGAAAACATCTTGCGCGCGGTTGGGCTTGCGTTGTGGGTGGATGACGAAAGTCAGTTGGACGCCGTCACGGCGGTTTCCGGTAGTGGGCCGGCTTATTTCTTTTTGATGATGGAAGCGATGGAAAAAGCCGCCATCGAGATGGGTTTGAACGAACATACCGCCCGCTTGCTGGTACAGCAAACCGCTTTGGGTGCGGCCAAGATTGCGCTGGAATCTTCCGAGTCGCCGACCCAATTGCGCGAGCGGGTCACTTCGCCGGGCGGCACGACGCAAAAGGCTATCGAGACTTTCCAACAGCACGGCTTTTCCGAGTTGGTGGCCAAGGCCTTGCTGGCCGCCAAGGATCGTTCCGTAGAGATGTCCAAACAACTGGGAGCCAATTGA
- the rpsT gene encoding 30S ribosomal protein S20 yields MANSPQAKKRARQAEKSRIRNAGQRSNLRTFIKKVIAAVRAGDKEQAQAAFKSAVPVIDSAVNKGVIHKNKAARSKSRLNDKLRAMA; encoded by the coding sequence ATGGCTAATTCACCACAAGCTAAAAAAAGAGCGCGTCAGGCAGAGAAAAGCCGTATTCGCAATGCCGGACAGCGCAGCAACCTTCGCACTTTCATCAAGAAAGTCATCGCTGCCGTCAGAGCTGGCGATAAAGAGCAAGCCCAAGCCGCGTTCAAATCCGCCGTACCCGTTATTGACTCAGCCGTCAACAAAGGCGTGATTCACAAAAACAAAGCCGCTCGCAGCAAAAGCAGACTCAACGACAAACTGCGCGCCATGGCGTAA
- a CDS encoding L,D-transpeptidase family protein: protein MALSSDHFSRRRFKRGLSLLALSFFLDGCQTLSFIAQEHQPLIVTTGKAENVESHDFALSQEQAVVGALATIESRDDDTLSDLARHFGLGFTDIAIANPQLDPWALNDNQTVLLPLQFILPEAPRNGIVLNLANMRMFYYPKNQRQVRTYPVGIGRDGWNTPLGATKIVAKRAKPAWTVPESIQREHEALGEPLPKVMPSGPDNPLGEYAMPLGFTGYLIHGTNKPYGIGMQVSHGCVQLYPEDVETLFEQVDVGTPVRIVHQPYLAAWDQDMLYLEAHQPLGKWAKQDKSLQKKVREKLEKLAAEKGASVDWLRVDTILSRADGIPTPVLQGGPDLAQLSAEAIRIAHPERLYGQPIPNELTEHDWSILTPTFDNEVEAEKLAAMLNHLGPQIPARKIEKDGAFQVVAGPFKNKKETNSVAKRIKSSFDLEVTPVKPKK, encoded by the coding sequence ATGGCTTTATCTTCAGATCATTTCAGTCGCCGCCGCTTCAAGCGGGGCTTGAGTTTACTCGCATTGAGCTTCTTCCTCGACGGTTGTCAGACCCTATCCTTCATCGCTCAGGAGCATCAGCCCTTGATCGTAACGACCGGCAAGGCCGAAAACGTCGAAAGCCACGATTTTGCGCTGAGCCAGGAACAGGCCGTGGTGGGGGCGCTGGCCACGATAGAAAGCCGGGATGACGATACCTTGTCCGACTTGGCGCGGCATTTCGGTTTGGGCTTTACCGATATTGCCATTGCCAATCCGCAGCTGGACCCGTGGGCCTTGAATGACAATCAAACGGTGCTGTTGCCGCTGCAATTCATATTGCCCGAAGCGCCCCGTAACGGCATCGTGTTGAATCTGGCCAATATGCGGATGTTTTATTACCCGAAAAATCAGCGCCAGGTGCGGACCTATCCGGTTGGTATCGGCCGCGATGGCTGGAATACACCACTGGGTGCGACTAAAATCGTCGCCAAAAGAGCCAAGCCGGCTTGGACCGTGCCGGAATCCATACAGCGCGAACATGAAGCCTTGGGTGAGCCGTTGCCTAAAGTCATGCCTTCCGGGCCAGATAACCCGCTGGGTGAATATGCCATGCCGCTGGGGTTTACCGGCTATCTGATCCATGGCACCAACAAGCCCTACGGCATAGGGATGCAAGTCAGTCACGGTTGCGTCCAGCTTTACCCGGAAGATGTCGAGACCTTGTTCGAGCAGGTCGATGTCGGTACGCCGGTGCGTATCGTGCACCAACCTTATCTGGCGGCCTGGGATCAGGATATGTTGTATTTGGAGGCGCATCAGCCATTGGGCAAATGGGCAAAGCAGGACAAGAGTCTGCAAAAAAAGGTGCGGGAAAAACTGGAAAAGCTGGCCGCGGAAAAAGGCGCTAGCGTGGATTGGCTGCGGGTCGATACGATCTTGAGCCGTGCCGATGGCATTCCGACCCCGGTGTTGCAGGGAGGTCCCGATCTGGCGCAATTGAGCGCCGAGGCGATCAGGATCGCCCATCCCGAACGTCTATATGGCCAACCAATCCCTAATGAATTGACCGAGCATGATTGGTCGATTCTGACGCCCACTTTTGATAACGAGGTCGAGGCGGAAAAGCTCGCCGCGATGCTGAATCACTTGGGGCCGCAAATCCCGGCTCGTAAAATCGAGAAAGACGGTGCGTTTCAGGTCGTTGCCGGGCCGTTCAAGAATAAAAAGGAAACCAACTCGGTCGCGAAACGCATCAAGAGCAGTTTCGATCTCGAAGTGACGCCGGTCAAGCCAAAAAAATGA
- a CDS encoding alpha-amylase family glycosyl hydrolase: MYEQVSHSLLNVILDDLKPEIRRQDLRHFYTRLGANFYAIYSLFFTLYGHRDDFNAQMLRLVETMAKGYIDRSAELERVDIAREQDHNWFLSQKWVGMALYTNGFADNLADLAGKTPYFQELGVNMVHIMPILQCPAGKSDGGYAISDFRQIDDRLGKLDDLRLVVEEFKKRDILLVLDIVLNHTSDEHEWARRAINGERRYQDYYFVFDNREIPDMFEQTMPQIFPESDPGNFTWNEKMQKWVMTVFHDYQWDLNYSNPEVFIEMLDIILFWANQGVDILRLDAVAFLWKKIGSSCQNERNAHLILQLMKDCCQVTAPGVLFIAEAIVAPVEVIKYFGEDAIIAKECEIAYNATLMALLWDAIATQSAKLLYQGLKNMPAKLERATWLNYVRCHDDIGFGFDDNDIRAAGYDPYAHRQFLLDYFSGQFDASPARGMVFMRNETTGDARISGSLASLAGLEAGQEANDQALVDAAIKKILLLHGLILSFGGIPLLYNGDALGVVNDYSYRDEEGKSDDNRWIHRPKINWERAELRKKQGTTEYALFNAMKKMIAIRKETSAFADFNNRELLDVDNPHLLCFLRFNHQRPSERVLVVANFDANPQYLDLYLLRSRGIDPFGQFIDLCSGSKPTQYDRRIVLQGFRFYWLTEI; this comes from the coding sequence CGGCAGGATTTGCGCCACTTTTACACCCGACTGGGCGCCAATTTTTATGCGATTTATTCGTTGTTTTTTACCTTGTACGGGCACCGGGACGACTTTAACGCGCAAATGCTGCGGCTGGTGGAGACCATGGCCAAGGGCTATATCGATCGCTCAGCCGAATTGGAGCGCGTCGACATCGCGCGCGAACAGGATCATAACTGGTTTTTGTCGCAAAAATGGGTGGGCATGGCGCTGTACACCAACGGTTTTGCCGACAATCTGGCGGACCTTGCCGGCAAGACGCCGTATTTCCAGGAGTTGGGCGTTAATATGGTGCACATCATGCCGATTTTGCAGTGCCCGGCCGGCAAGAGTGATGGTGGTTACGCGATCAGCGATTTTCGCCAAATCGACGACAGACTGGGCAAGCTGGACGACCTGCGCCTGGTAGTCGAAGAGTTCAAAAAGCGCGATATTCTGTTGGTACTGGATATCGTGCTGAATCATACCTCGGACGAGCATGAATGGGCGCGGAGAGCCATCAATGGCGAACGCCGTTATCAGGATTACTACTTCGTTTTCGACAACCGGGAAATTCCCGACATGTTCGAACAAACCATGCCGCAAATCTTTCCGGAATCCGATCCAGGAAACTTTACCTGGAACGAGAAGATGCAGAAATGGGTAATGACAGTGTTTCACGATTATCAGTGGGATTTGAATTACAGTAATCCCGAAGTATTCATCGAAATGCTCGATATCATCCTGTTCTGGGCGAATCAGGGTGTCGATATCTTGCGACTAGATGCTGTTGCCTTTTTGTGGAAGAAAATCGGTAGCAGTTGCCAAAACGAGCGTAATGCCCATTTAATTCTGCAGCTGATGAAAGATTGCTGTCAGGTCACGGCGCCGGGTGTGCTGTTCATCGCTGAGGCAATCGTCGCCCCGGTCGAAGTGATCAAATATTTCGGCGAGGACGCCATCATCGCCAAGGAATGCGAAATCGCCTATAACGCCACGTTGATGGCCTTGTTGTGGGATGCCATTGCTACCCAGAGCGCCAAATTACTTTATCAGGGGCTCAAAAATATGCCGGCGAAACTGGAGCGCGCTACCTGGTTGAATTATGTGCGTTGCCATGACGACATCGGTTTTGGTTTCGATGATAACGATATTCGGGCCGCGGGCTACGATCCTTATGCACACCGGCAATTCCTGCTTGATTATTTCAGCGGCCAATTCGATGCGTCACCGGCCAGAGGCATGGTGTTCATGCGCAACGAAACCACCGGCGACGCGCGCATCAGTGGTTCTTTGGCTTCCCTGGCGGGGCTGGAGGCGGGGCAGGAAGCGAACGATCAGGCCTTGGTCGACGCGGCGATTAAAAAGATTCTGTTGTTGCACGGCTTGATTCTATCGTTCGGCGGTATTCCATTGCTTTACAACGGCGATGCGCTGGGGGTTGTCAACGACTATAGCTATCGCGACGAAGAGGGCAAGAGCGATGACAATCGTTGGATACATCGTCCGAAGATCAATTGGGAAAGGGCGGAATTGCGCAAAAAACAGGGTACTACCGAATATGCCTTGTTCAATGCGATGAAGAAAATGATCGCGATCCGTAAGGAAACTTCCGCGTTCGCCGATTTCAACAATCGCGAATTGCTTGATGTCGACAATCCGCATTTGTTGTGTTTCTTGAGATTCAATCATCAACGGCCCTCGGAACGCGTGTTGGTGGTCGCGAATTTCGATGCCAATCCGCAGTATCTTGATTTATATCTGCTCAGGAGTCGAGGCATAGATCCTTTCGGGCAATTCATCGATTTGTGCAGTGGCAGTAAGCCGACTCAATATGACCGCCGCATCGTATTGCAGGGGTTTCGCTTTTATTGGTTGACGGAAATCTGA